The following proteins come from a genomic window of Micromonospora echinofusca:
- a CDS encoding DUF7782 domain-containing protein: MDGHDMLLSPAGVEALRTALTRAAFTSNGIASRLGAQATGGVARNDFRAALRATEDRDPLGTLIRVFICEQTEPEAAVAAALAPLSLDEALAGGLVERHGDGLRMGVDLEPYGDDWWVLADVPASARPGRPLHAEHVLGIGGATQTLIGATVRRPVETALDLGTGSGVQALHLATHAGRVTATDLSARALRFAATTAALNGQDWELLRGDLVAPVAGRRFDLVVSNPPFVVGPGTTTHVYRDSGRVGDAIGAELAAAAPGLLTEGGTMQYLANWVHVAGEDWAERVTGWFAGTGLDAWVIQREVADPMAYVNLWLTDVGEAADPRRMADWLDWFDAHKVEAVGFGIVSLRRSGHDDPVLRVEDLRQRVQAPLGDRVGAWFDRQDWLRDRDIDGLLAARFRAADGLQLRQEATMGDEGWAVDRQVLAMPHGLRWTEEIDPLVLALVGGADGRLPLRDQLALLAAAHDVAPGELAEAAGPIVAHLVERGFIEPVAD, from the coding sequence GTGGACGGACACGACATGTTGCTCTCCCCCGCCGGCGTCGAGGCGCTGCGGACCGCGCTGACCCGGGCGGCATTCACCTCGAACGGCATCGCCAGCCGGCTCGGCGCGCAGGCCACCGGCGGGGTCGCCCGCAACGACTTCCGGGCGGCGCTGCGCGCCACCGAGGACCGCGACCCGCTCGGCACCCTGATCCGCGTGTTCATCTGCGAGCAGACCGAGCCGGAGGCCGCCGTGGCCGCCGCGCTGGCGCCGCTGTCGCTGGACGAGGCGCTCGCCGGGGGCCTGGTCGAGCGGCACGGCGACGGCCTGCGCATGGGCGTGGACCTGGAGCCGTACGGGGACGACTGGTGGGTCCTCGCCGACGTGCCCGCCAGCGCCCGGCCCGGTCGCCCGCTGCACGCCGAGCACGTCCTCGGCATCGGCGGGGCGACGCAGACGCTGATCGGCGCGACCGTACGCCGGCCCGTCGAGACCGCGCTGGACCTGGGCACCGGGTCCGGCGTGCAGGCCCTGCACCTGGCCACCCACGCGGGGCGGGTCACCGCCACGGACCTCTCGGCGCGGGCGCTGCGCTTCGCCGCCACCACGGCCGCGCTCAACGGCCAGGACTGGGAGCTGCTCCGCGGCGACCTGGTGGCCCCCGTCGCCGGGCGGCGCTTCGACCTGGTGGTGAGCAACCCGCCGTTCGTGGTGGGCCCCGGCACCACGACGCACGTCTACCGCGACTCGGGGCGGGTCGGCGACGCGATCGGCGCCGAGCTGGCCGCCGCCGCGCCCGGCCTGCTGACCGAGGGCGGCACCATGCAGTACCTGGCCAACTGGGTGCACGTCGCCGGGGAGGACTGGGCCGAGCGGGTGACCGGCTGGTTCGCCGGCACGGGGCTGGACGCCTGGGTCATCCAGCGTGAGGTGGCCGACCCGATGGCGTACGTCAACCTGTGGCTCACCGACGTGGGCGAGGCGGCCGACCCGCGCCGGATGGCGGACTGGCTGGACTGGTTCGACGCGCACAAGGTGGAGGCGGTCGGCTTCGGCATCGTCTCGCTGCGCCGCTCCGGCCACGACGACCCGGTCCTGCGGGTGGAGGACCTGCGCCAGCGGGTGCAGGCGCCGCTCGGCGACCGGGTCGGCGCGTGGTTCGACCGCCAGGACTGGCTGCGCGACCGCGACATTGACGGGCTGCTCGCCGCCCGGTTCCGGGCCGCCGACGGGCTCCAGCTGCGGCAGGAGGCCACGATGGGCGACGAGGGCTGGGCGGTGGACCGGCAGGTGCTGGCCATGCCGCACGGCCTGCGCTGGACCGAGGAGATCGACCCACTGGTCCTGGCCCTGGTCGGCGGGGCCGACGGGCGGCTGCCGCTGCGCGACCAGCTCGCCCTGCTCGCCGCCGCGCACGACGTGGCCCCCGGGGAGCTGGCCGAGGCGGCCGGGCCGATCGTCGCGCACCTCGTCGAGCGCGGCTTCATCGAGCCGGTGGCCGACTGA
- the dtd gene encoding D-aminoacyl-tRNA deacylase, which translates to MRAVVQTVGRAGVTVDGEVVGAIDDGLLVLLGVTHTDTVETARTMARKVHELRILDEERSAADTGAPILVVSQFTLYGDARKGRRPSWTAAAPAEVAEPLVTAVVEALRARGAKVQTGRFRAHMLVESVNVGPRTVLLDL; encoded by the coding sequence ATGCGGGCCGTGGTGCAGACCGTCGGCCGCGCCGGCGTGACGGTCGACGGCGAGGTGGTCGGCGCGATCGACGACGGGCTGCTGGTGCTGCTCGGGGTGACCCACACCGACACCGTCGAGACCGCCCGCACGATGGCCCGCAAGGTGCACGAGCTGCGGATCCTCGACGAGGAGCGGTCCGCGGCGGACACCGGCGCGCCGATCCTGGTGGTCAGCCAGTTCACCCTCTACGGCGACGCCCGCAAGGGCCGCCGTCCGAGCTGGACGGCGGCCGCCCCGGCGGAGGTCGCGGAGCCCCTGGTGACGGCGGTCGTGGAGGCGCTGCGCGCCCGGGGCGCGAAGGTGCAGACCGGCCGCTTCCGCGCCCACATGCTGGTCGAGAGCGTCAACGTCGGCCCCCGTACGGTGCTGCTCGACCTCTGA
- a CDS encoding sporulation protein, which yields MVFKRLMQAMGVGGPSVETVLANPNCRPGGQLEGVVHVAGGDHPVDVEYVALGLVTRVEVESGDNDYETTQEFHRQAVTGAFRLDAGQRHDIPFRFPVPWETPLTELYGQHLHGMTMGLRTELEVARAVDKGDLDAVAVHPLPSQQKILEAFLRLGFRFARADVERGHIYGVRQSLPFYQEIEFYPAPQYAGAINQLEVTFVTDPQQIQVVLELDKRGGLFTEGRDAFGRFTIDHAAAERTDWAAQLDGWIRQSLQRRGLFS from the coding sequence GTGGTCTTCAAGCGGCTCATGCAGGCGATGGGTGTGGGTGGCCCGTCGGTGGAAACCGTGCTGGCGAACCCGAACTGCCGCCCCGGCGGGCAGTTGGAGGGCGTCGTCCACGTGGCCGGCGGCGACCACCCCGTCGACGTGGAGTACGTCGCCCTGGGCCTGGTCACCCGGGTCGAGGTGGAGAGCGGCGACAACGACTACGAGACCACGCAGGAGTTCCACCGGCAGGCCGTGACCGGCGCGTTCCGGCTCGACGCGGGGCAGCGCCACGACATCCCGTTCCGCTTCCCCGTGCCGTGGGAGACGCCGCTCACCGAGCTGTACGGGCAGCACCTGCACGGCATGACGATGGGGCTGCGTACGGAGCTGGAGGTGGCCCGCGCGGTCGACAAGGGCGACCTGGACGCGGTGGCGGTGCACCCGCTGCCGTCGCAGCAGAAGATCCTGGAGGCGTTCCTGCGGCTGGGCTTCCGGTTCGCCCGCGCCGACGTGGAGCGGGGCCACATCTACGGCGTACGGCAGAGCCTGCCCTTCTACCAGGAGATCGAGTTCTACCCGGCGCCGCAGTACGCCGGGGCGATCAACCAGCTGGAGGTCACCTTCGTCACCGACCCGCAGCAGATCCAGGTGGTGCTGGAGCTCGACAAGCGCGGCGGGCTGTTCACCGAGGGACGCGACGCGTTCGGCCGCTTCACCATCGACCACGCCGCCGCCGAGCGCACCGACTGGGCCGCCCAGCTCGACGGCTGGATCCGCCAGTCGCTCCAGCGCCGCGGTCTCTTCTCCTGA
- the sigB gene encoding RNA polymerase sigma factor SigB encodes MAQQMTEHRTRPAGTTEAASATDTLTDLDATDERGVSTDLVRAYLNGIGRTKLLTAAQEVDLAKRIEAGLFAEEKLATCTPVSTELRADLELIVAQGRAAKDHLLEANLRLVVSIAKRYTGRGMAFLDLIQEGNLGLIRAVEKFDYAKGYKFSTYATWWIRQAITRAMADQARTIRIPVHMVEQVNRMVRARRELSVSLGREPTVAEVARAMDIPEFQVIELISYDREPVSLDQAVGEDGESALGDFVAAVDPSAEPGDAAAQGELRNEVSIVLSTLSQREQAVIRLRFGLDDGRQRTLDEVGREFGLSRERIRQIEKVTLLKLRDPERAQRLEAYAC; translated from the coding sequence ATGGCCCAACAGATGACGGAGCACCGGACGCGCCCGGCCGGCACCACCGAGGCCGCGAGCGCCACCGACACCCTGACCGACCTCGACGCCACCGACGAGCGCGGCGTCTCCACGGATCTGGTCCGGGCATACCTGAACGGGATCGGTCGCACGAAGCTGCTGACCGCCGCCCAGGAGGTCGACCTCGCCAAGCGGATCGAGGCCGGTCTGTTCGCCGAGGAGAAACTGGCGACCTGCACCCCCGTCTCGACGGAGCTGCGGGCCGACCTGGAGCTGATCGTCGCGCAGGGTCGGGCCGCGAAGGACCACCTGCTGGAGGCCAACCTGCGCCTGGTGGTCAGCATCGCCAAGCGCTACACCGGCCGCGGCATGGCCTTCCTCGACCTGATCCAGGAGGGCAACCTCGGCCTGATCCGCGCGGTCGAGAAGTTCGACTACGCCAAGGGCTACAAGTTCTCCACGTACGCCACCTGGTGGATCCGGCAGGCGATCACCCGCGCGATGGCCGACCAGGCCCGCACGATCCGCATCCCGGTGCACATGGTCGAGCAGGTCAACCGCATGGTCCGGGCCCGTCGCGAGCTCTCCGTCTCGCTGGGCCGCGAGCCCACCGTCGCCGAGGTCGCCCGGGCCATGGACATCCCGGAGTTCCAGGTGATCGAGCTGATCTCGTACGACCGGGAGCCGGTGAGCCTCGACCAGGCGGTCGGTGAGGACGGCGAGAGCGCGCTCGGCGACTTCGTGGCCGCCGTCGACCCGAGCGCCGAGCCGGGCGACGCCGCCGCGCAGGGTGAGCTGCGCAACGAGGTGAGCATCGTGCTGTCCACCCTCTCCCAGCGGGAGCAGGCCGTGATCCGGCTCCGCTTCGGCCTCGACGACGGCCGGCAGCGCACCCTCGACGAGGTGGGTCGGGAGTTCGGCCTGTCGCGGGAGCGGATCCGGCAGATCGAGAAGGTGACCCTGCTGAAGCTGCGCGACCCGGAGCGGGCGCAGCGCCTGGAGGCGTACGCCTGCTGA
- a CDS encoding ArsR/SmtB family transcription factor, producing MEPGGYRIVRADLLDATFAALADPTRRAILARLAAGEATVTELAAPFAMSQPAVSKHLRVLERAGLVSRGRDGQRRPCRLEAGPLREATAWLAGYRGYWAESYQRLDALLDDLQPTDRRAGDPAGTGRDDTPDATR from the coding sequence ATTGAACCGGGAGGTTATCGAATCGTGCGCGCCGACCTGCTGGACGCGACCTTCGCGGCCCTGGCCGACCCGACCAGGCGGGCCATCCTGGCCCGCCTGGCGGCCGGCGAGGCCACCGTGACCGAGCTGGCGGCGCCCTTCGCGATGAGCCAGCCGGCAGTCTCCAAGCACCTCAGGGTGCTGGAGCGCGCCGGGCTGGTCAGCCGGGGCCGCGACGGCCAGCGTCGCCCGTGCCGCCTGGAGGCCGGCCCGTTGCGGGAGGCCACCGCCTGGCTGGCCGGCTACCGGGGCTACTGGGCGGAGAGCTACCAGCGCCTCGACGCCCTGCTCGACGACCTCCAGCCCACCGACCGGAGGGCCGGCGACCCCGCCGGCACCGGGCGCGACGACACCCCGGACGCCACCCGGTGA
- a CDS encoding VOC family protein → MNWTLEVVIVPVSDVDRAKAFYADRLGFAVDHDTVIDDDARIVQLTPPGSGCSIVIGKGVVPEMPPGSLKGLQLVVPDLRKARAELVERGVEVSEIQVVGENPRPVPDPLDNVGFIHFADPDDNAWAVQQISERA, encoded by the coding sequence ATGAACTGGACCCTGGAAGTGGTGATCGTGCCGGTCTCCGACGTGGACCGCGCCAAGGCGTTCTACGCCGACCGGCTCGGCTTCGCCGTCGACCACGACACGGTGATCGACGACGACGCGCGGATCGTGCAGCTGACCCCGCCGGGCTCCGGCTGCTCCATCGTGATCGGCAAGGGGGTGGTGCCGGAGATGCCCCCCGGCTCGCTCAAGGGCCTCCAGCTCGTCGTGCCTGACCTGCGAAAAGCGCGGGCCGAGCTGGTCGAGCGCGGCGTCGAGGTCAGTGAGATCCAGGTCGTCGGCGAGAACCCCCGCCCGGTGCCCGACCCGCTGGACAACGTCGGCTTCATCCACTTCGCCGACCCCGACGACAACGCCTGGGCGGTGCAGCAGATCTCCGAGCGGGCCTGA
- a CDS encoding bifunctional acetate--CoA ligase family protein/GNAT family N-acetyltransferase: MTTVEQPADVLLSDGTTVQLRPIRPSDGPGVVAMHSRFSERTRYLRYFSPYPRIPERDLQRFVNVDHRDREAFVVLVGDRIVAVGRYERLGPEAPEAEVAFVVEDAYQGRGIGSVLLEHLADAARRNDIANFVAEVLPANGAMLRVFSDFGYQVQRQFADGVVHLTFPIAPTDATLEVQRGREHRTEARSVARLLAPRGVAVYGASATGQGVGAAVLGHLRDGGYTGAVVPVHPSAASVAGLPAYPSAADAGVPVDLAVVAVPPEAATKVVADAAAAGAHGLVVISAGFAEAGGEGAAAQRALVRAAHAAGMRVVGPNCLGVANTDPAVRLNATLAPRLPVPGRVGIFSQSGAFGVALLAEADRRGLGLSSFVSAGNRADVSGNDLLQYWQDDPGTDVIMLYLETFGNPRKFARLARRIGRDKPVVALASPARPPGVGDSAGPDEVAVAALFAHSGVIRVDTVAELLDVGVLLAHQPLPAGPRVGVVGNSSALTGLAATACAAQGLTVATGYPRDVGPRAGAAEFAAALAEAGADDEVDALVVVFAPPLPGQLTDTEADFTAALPSAFAAGKPAVATFLAGRAPAGVPAYPSVEEAVRALARVGAYADWLRRSAGVPPELTRVDRSAAHAALRPEALDPARLLAAYGIDVVESVPARSAGEAAEAAGRLGFPVALKAAAPGLRHRLDLGAVRLDLPDAATVHRAYAEMSALFGADVLVQPMVPPGVACVVELVEDPAFGPVVGFGLGGVATELLGDRAWRSVPLTDLDAAELVDEPRAAPLLRGHRGAAPVDRAALAELLLRVGRLADEQPRVRALTLNPVLARPDGFSVLHATVRVGSAVARPDTGPRRL, translated from the coding sequence GTGACCACGGTGGAACAACCGGCGGACGTGCTGCTCAGCGACGGCACCACCGTGCAGCTGCGCCCGATCCGCCCGTCGGACGGGCCGGGCGTCGTGGCGATGCACTCCCGCTTCTCGGAGCGCACCCGCTACCTGCGCTACTTCTCGCCGTACCCGCGCATCCCGGAGCGGGACCTGCAACGCTTCGTCAACGTCGACCACCGCGACCGGGAGGCGTTCGTGGTGCTGGTCGGCGACCGGATCGTCGCCGTGGGCCGCTACGAGCGGCTCGGCCCGGAGGCGCCCGAGGCCGAGGTGGCGTTCGTGGTGGAGGACGCCTACCAGGGCCGGGGCATCGGCTCGGTGCTGCTGGAGCACCTGGCCGACGCGGCCCGCCGCAACGACATCGCCAACTTCGTGGCCGAGGTGCTGCCGGCCAACGGCGCGATGCTGCGGGTCTTCTCCGACTTCGGCTACCAGGTCCAGCGGCAGTTCGCCGACGGCGTGGTCCATCTGACCTTCCCGATCGCCCCCACCGACGCGACGCTGGAGGTGCAGCGCGGCCGGGAGCACCGCACCGAGGCCCGCTCCGTCGCCCGCCTGCTCGCCCCTCGTGGCGTCGCCGTCTACGGCGCCAGCGCCACGGGGCAGGGCGTCGGCGCCGCGGTGCTCGGGCACCTGCGCGACGGCGGCTACACCGGCGCGGTGGTTCCGGTGCATCCGAGCGCGGCGTCGGTCGCCGGGCTGCCCGCGTACCCCTCGGCGGCCGATGCCGGCGTGCCGGTCGACCTGGCGGTGGTGGCGGTTCCGCCGGAGGCGGCGACGAAGGTGGTCGCCGACGCGGCCGCCGCGGGCGCGCACGGCCTGGTGGTCATCTCGGCGGGCTTCGCCGAGGCCGGCGGGGAGGGCGCGGCCGCGCAGCGCGCGCTGGTCCGCGCGGCGCACGCGGCGGGCATGCGCGTGGTCGGCCCGAACTGCCTGGGGGTGGCCAACACCGACCCGGCCGTACGCCTCAACGCCACGCTCGCCCCCCGGCTGCCGGTGCCCGGTCGGGTGGGCATCTTCAGCCAGTCCGGCGCGTTCGGGGTGGCGCTGCTGGCCGAGGCGGACCGGCGCGGGCTGGGGCTGTCGAGTTTCGTCTCGGCCGGCAACCGGGCCGACGTCTCGGGCAACGACCTGCTCCAGTACTGGCAGGACGACCCCGGCACCGACGTGATCATGTTGTACCTGGAGACCTTCGGCAACCCGCGCAAGTTCGCCCGGCTGGCCCGCCGCATCGGCCGGGACAAGCCCGTCGTGGCGCTGGCGTCGCCGGCCCGGCCGCCGGGGGTGGGCGACTCGGCAGGCCCGGACGAGGTGGCGGTCGCCGCGCTGTTCGCCCACTCGGGCGTGATCCGGGTGGACACCGTCGCCGAGCTGCTCGACGTCGGGGTGCTGCTGGCCCATCAGCCGCTGCCCGCCGGGCCGCGCGTCGGCGTGGTCGGCAACTCCTCGGCGCTGACGGGGTTGGCCGCCACCGCCTGCGCCGCGCAGGGGCTCACCGTCGCCACCGGCTACCCGCGCGACGTCGGCCCGCGCGCCGGCGCCGCCGAGTTCGCCGCCGCGCTCGCCGAGGCGGGCGCCGACGACGAGGTGGACGCCCTGGTGGTGGTGTTCGCCCCGCCGCTGCCCGGCCAGCTCACCGACACCGAAGCCGACTTCACGGCCGCGCTGCCGAGCGCGTTCGCCGCCGGCAAGCCGGCCGTGGCGACGTTCCTGGCCGGCCGGGCGCCCGCCGGGGTGCCCGCGTACCCGAGCGTGGAGGAGGCCGTGCGTGCCCTCGCCCGGGTCGGCGCGTACGCCGACTGGCTGCGCCGGTCCGCCGGGGTGCCGCCGGAGCTGACCCGGGTGGACCGTTCGGCGGCGCACGCCGCCCTGCGCCCGGAGGCCCTCGATCCGGCAAGGCTGCTCGCGGCGTACGGGATCGACGTGGTCGAGTCGGTGCCGGCGCGCTCGGCCGGGGAGGCCGCCGAGGCGGCGGGGCGGCTGGGTTTCCCGGTGGCCCTCAAGGCCGCCGCCCCCGGCCTGCGGCACCGCCTCGACCTCGGCGCGGTCCGGCTCGACCTGCCCGACGCGGCCACGGTCCACCGCGCGTACGCGGAGATGTCGGCGCTGTTCGGCGCGGACGTCCTGGTGCAGCCGATGGTCCCGCCCGGCGTGGCCTGCGTGGTCGAGCTGGTGGAGGACCCGGCGTTCGGCCCGGTGGTCGGCTTCGGGCTGGGCGGCGTCGCCACCGAGCTGCTCGGCGACCGGGCCTGGCGGTCGGTGCCGCTGACCGACCTGGACGCCGCCGAGCTGGTCGACGAGCCCCGGGCGGCGCCGCTGCTGCGCGGGCACCGGGGCGCGGCGCCGGTGGACCGGGCGGCGCTGGCGGAGCTGTTGCTGCGGGTCGGCCGCCTCGCCGACGAGCAACCCCGGGTGCGCGCGCTGACGCTCAATCCGGTGCTCGCCCGCCCCGACGGCTTCTCGGTGCTGCACGCCACCGTCCGGGTCGGCTCCGCCGTGGCCCGCCCCGACACCGGCCCCCGTCGCCTGTGA
- a CDS encoding acetoin utilization protein AcuC, producing MSDDTVVVWDESLLAYDMGDHPLDPVRVELTFALARELGVLARPGVRLVKPEPADDALLSRVHDPRYLAAVKVAPRDPLFAGFGLGTSDNPVFEGMHESSALVAGATVAAAEAVWRGEARRAVNVAGGLHHAMPARAAGFCVYNDPAVAIARLLDLGAERVAYVDVDVHHGDGVQQVFWNDPRVLTVSVHETPLALFPGTGFPDETGGPGAQGSAVNLPLPPGVDDAGWQRAFHAVVPSVLRAFRPQVLVTQCGADGHRLDPLADLNLSVDGQRATYLALRALADELCEGRWVATGGGGYALVEVVPRAWTHLLAVAAGDPVDPATLTPPAWRELAAARRPGRQIPLRMTDDVDPAYEPWQPTGEPSAVDRAIAAARKTAFPLFGLDPHDPRD from the coding sequence ATGTCCGACGACACGGTGGTGGTGTGGGACGAGTCCCTGCTCGCCTACGACATGGGTGATCATCCCCTCGACCCGGTACGGGTGGAGTTGACCTTCGCCCTGGCCCGGGAGTTGGGCGTCCTCGCCCGTCCCGGGGTGCGGCTGGTCAAGCCGGAGCCGGCCGACGACGCGCTGCTGAGCCGGGTGCACGACCCGCGCTACCTCGCCGCGGTGAAGGTCGCCCCCCGCGACCCGCTCTTCGCCGGTTTCGGCCTGGGCACCTCCGACAACCCGGTCTTCGAGGGGATGCACGAGTCCAGCGCGCTCGTGGCCGGCGCCACGGTGGCGGCGGCCGAGGCGGTCTGGCGGGGCGAGGCCCGGCGGGCGGTCAACGTGGCCGGCGGCCTGCACCACGCCATGCCGGCCCGCGCCGCCGGGTTCTGCGTCTACAACGACCCGGCGGTGGCGATCGCCCGCCTGCTCGACCTGGGCGCCGAGCGGGTCGCGTACGTGGACGTGGACGTGCACCACGGCGACGGGGTGCAGCAGGTCTTCTGGAACGACCCGCGGGTGCTCACGGTCAGCGTGCACGAGACACCGCTGGCGCTCTTCCCGGGCACCGGCTTCCCCGACGAGACGGGCGGGCCTGGCGCCCAGGGCAGCGCCGTCAACCTCCCGCTGCCGCCGGGCGTGGACGACGCCGGCTGGCAGCGCGCCTTCCACGCGGTGGTGCCGTCGGTGCTGCGCGCGTTCCGGCCGCAGGTGCTGGTGACCCAGTGCGGCGCGGACGGGCACCGCCTCGACCCGCTCGCCGACCTGAACCTCTCCGTGGACGGGCAGCGCGCCACCTACCTGGCCCTGCGGGCGCTCGCCGACGAGTTGTGCGAGGGTCGCTGGGTGGCCACCGGCGGTGGCGGGTACGCGCTGGTGGAGGTGGTGCCCCGGGCCTGGACGCACCTGCTCGCGGTGGCCGCCGGTGACCCGGTCGATCCGGCGACGCTGACCCCGCCGGCGTGGCGGGAGTTGGCCGCCGCGCGCCGGCCGGGCCGGCAGATCCCGTTGCGGATGACCGACGACGTCGACCCGGCGTACGAGCCGTGGCAGCCGACGGGGGAGCCGAGCGCGGTGGACCGGGCGATCGCGGCGGCCCGCAAGACCGCCTTCCCGCTGTTCGGGCTCGACCCGCACGACCCACGCGACTGA